The following is a genomic window from Synechococcus sp. JA-2-3B'a(2-13).
GATGTGTTGGTGTTTCACCACCGTGTGGGTGCGGGAGATCCAACTGAAGGTGAGGCCGCGGGTATCCAGTGTCCACCGGGATAGCTCCTGATCCAGCAATTCCACCGAGCGGATCCACTTCATCCAACGGGGCATGAGGGTGAGGTTGGCCCACAAATCCCATACCTGCTCAATGGGAACAGGCACCTCCACCTGACAGGTATGCTCTAGCCAATCTGACTCTGACATAGGGCCTCCCACGCAACACCCGGCAGAAACACAAACCATCCAGGGGCTTGGCCACAACGCCTCGGGACGGGATCCCTGCCTTTACAAAATTTTATATCGACTTAAGATAGCATTATCGGCCTGATGAAAGTTTGGGGCTCTGCGCTTTTTGGCAGCCCGATTTCTTTTGCCGGCAAGTTGCGGCTGCCCCCCGTGAGGGCAACGCAGAAGGCAGGTATCATGATTGCCATCTGCAAGCTTCACTTGCAAGGGTTCGATGCATCCACTCGGTTGACTCGACGGGACGACCTCACCATGGTTTCACAATGGAAACAGCATCTGAAGAACTACTTCGTGGCGGGGTTGCTGGTGGTGATCCCTCTGGCAACTACCATTTGGCTGACGGTGGAGGTGGCCACCTGGAGCATTGGCTTTCTGACCAGCATTCCGAAGCAGTTCAATCCCATCCAGGGTTTGCACCCGATCTTGATCAACCTCATCGATCTGGCGGTGGGCCTGTTGACGCCGATTGTGCTCATCCTGTTGATTGGCTTCATGGCCCGCAACATTGTCGGCCAGTGGCTGCTCAATCTCAGCGAACAGTTGCTCCATGCGATTCCGGTGGCGGGGCTGGTGTACAAGACCTTGAAGCAATTGGTCAGTGTTTTGTTTGCCCCCAACAATCAGCGCTTTCGGCGGGTGGTGTTGGTGGAATATCCCCGACCAGGAGCTTGGGCGCTGGCCTTTGTGACGGGCACCATTCAAACTCCCATTCGGCCCGATGGGCCGCAGCGCTCCCTTGGCCTGTTTGTGCCCACCACCCCCAATCCAACGACGGGCTGGTACGCCATTGTGCCGGAAGACCAGGTGGTGGAAGTGTTCATGCCGGTGGAAGATGCTTTTAAGATGCTCATTTCCGGCGGCATTGTCACCCCTGAGAGTTTTGAAGCGGGGCTGCAGCGGCGAGAAGGAGCTTTGGCCGTGACCATGCCCAGTTTGCGGGAGCTGGTGGAGCAGGAGCGGGTGGCAGGATCCCCCAGGGCTGACTCGGTGGGCTCTGAGGTAGGTTTTGAGACTGAAGGGATCCCTTAATCCTGCTTTCCTGTCCCTGCAGAAGGGCCGGGCTGCCAGAGCTGGTATTCTTTGGCCTGTTCCAAGCGCACATAAAAAGGCCGCATTTGCCGATCCAATGCCTCCACTTGCTCGGAGGGAAAGGCCTTCCAGTCAGCACGGCTGGCCCAGCGGAGGATGAGGTGGACAAGTTCGGGATCCTCTTGATCCAGCCAAACTTCTTTGCCCAGAAAACCCGGATGCCGGCGCAGGGCGGATCCCCAAACCCGCTCGTCTTGCTCAAGAAAGGCTGCTTGCCCACCGGGAGGAACCCGGAAGCAGAGATGTTCGATGGCGATAGGGCCGGGCGGGCTGGGGCAGGTCGACATAGGAGCAGAGGCGGCAAAGTTAAAGATGGGCCCTCTCAAGACTCCAGGGGGGAAGCAGTCAATCGTTGCAGGGTGGGAATGAAGTCGGGGTAGGAGATGCGGGCACAGTCGGCTCCCCTGAGGAGGGTGGATCCCTGCGCTCCTAGAGCTGCCACCATCAGGCTCATGGCGATGCGGTGATCCTCGTGGCTGTCGACCTCGGCCCCGTGAAGAGGGATCCCTCCTTTGATTTCCAGGCCATCGGGATATTCGGCGACCTGGGCTCCCATGCGGCTCAACTCTTGGGCCATGGCTGACAGGCGGTCGCTTTCTTTCACCCGCAGCTCTGCGGCATCGCGAATCACCGTGATCCCTTCGGCAAAGGCAGCCGCCACCGCCAAAACTGGGATCTCGTCGATCAAGGTGGGGATGAGATCGCCGGCGATGGTGCAGCCGCGCAAGCGGGCCGAACGCACCCGCAGATCTCCCAGGGGCTCACCGGCCATTTCCCGGAGGTTCTCAATTTGGATGTCAGCCCCCATCTCCTGCAACACCCGTAGTGCACCGGTACGGGTGGGGTTGAGGCCCACATCCCTTAGCAGCAATTCGCTCTCGGGCACAATGGAGACGGCCACCAGCCAAAAGGCTGCCGAGCTGATATCCCCCGGCACCTGAACTCTCTGGCCCACCAGGCGGGATCCCCCCACCACGGCCACGGTTTTTGTTTCCGGATCCACCTGAATGTTGGCCCCGAAGGCCCGCAACATCCGTTCCGAGTGATCCCGAGAGAGAGCCGGCTCGGTGACTTGGGTGGTGCCTTCCGCCAGCAGACCCGCCAGCAAGAGGCAGGATTTTACCTGCGCTGAAGCCACCGGGGAGCGGTAGTGAATGCCCTTGAGGGATCCCCCTTGTACGGCCAAAGGTGCCAACGTCCCACCGGCCCGTCCCCAAATGCTGGCCCCCATCTGCCGCAGCGGTTCTACCACCCGCCCCATGGGCCGCGAGCGCAGGGAGCGATCGCCGGTGACGGCAAAAAAGCGCCCGGCCTGGCCAGCCAGGATCCCCAGCATCAGTCGCAGGGTGGTGCCGGAGTTGCCGGCATCCAACACGTCTGCCGGTTCTTGCAGCTGGCCCAGGCCAACTCCCCGAATGCGAACACACTCGCTGTTGAGCTCCGAAATATCTGCCCCCAGCGCCCGAAAGCAGGCTGCCGTACTGCGGGGATCCTCTCCCAGCAACAGCCCTTGGATGGTGGTTTCTCCTTCGGCCAGGGATCCCAGCATCAGGGCGCGGTGGGAAATGGATTTGTCGCCGGGGATGCTCACTTGGCCGCGCAGGCCCTTGGCCGGCGAGAGGGTCAAGATATCAGTAGCAGAAGAGTGAGTCAACACAGCAACTCTGATGGCAGACTGGGCAAAAGCGGCAGCAGTCTCATCTTACTCAGAGCGGGACTCGCGCCCCAGAGATTTTGCCAGGGATCCCAAGACAGCCTGTCTTTTGACGGCCACCCCTCTTTTCTCAGAGGATCACCTTAACAACATGGATTCCTCGGTCGGGGCCTGGCCTCGGCCTTTTTTTTTTGCAGATACTGAACTTTGTAGCAGCAGAAATAGAACCCCCGCAGACCGTGCTTGGCAAGGTGTATCAACACGATTCCGTTTTGACCGAGGAGGTGATGGCCTACCTGCAACCCCAGGGGGGCGGTATTTTTTTGGATGTGACGTTGGGAGGGGGTGGGCACAGCTTGGCGCTGCTGCGGGGGGGAGCTGCCCGAGTGGTGGGGTTGGATCGGGATCCGGCGGCTCTACAGGCGGCGCAAGCGCGTTTTGCAGCAGAAGGGATCCCCGGCAGCCGCATCCAACTGTGGCACCTCAATTTTGCCGATTTCGATCTGCAGCAGCACGGCTTTCGGGATGAGCAGGGGCAGGGGATCCCCTTCGATGGCATCGTGGCCGACTTGGGGGTGAGTTCGCCGCAACTGGACTGCCCTGAGCGGGGATTTAGCTTTCGCGGAGAGGGGCCGCTGGATATGCGCATGGATCCCAGTGCCGCTCAGGAAACCGCTGCCGATTGGGTTAATCATCGCCCGGTCGAAGAGTTGATCGAGATTTTCACCCGTTACGGCGAAGAGCGATTTGCCCGCCGCATTGCCCATCACATCGAGCAGGCTCGTCCCCTCGCCACAACTACCCAGTTGGCCCAGGTGGTTTGGCAGGCGGTACCTCCGGCAGCTCGGCGAGGCCGCATCCACCCGGCCACTCGGGTCTTTCAGGCGTTGCGCATTGCCGTGAACCGAGAACTGGAGGCTTTAGAAACCTTGCTGGCCCAAGCCCCCACTTGGTTGAAACCCGGCGGCAGGTTGGCCGTGATCAGCTTCCATAGCCTTGAAGATCGCTTGGTGAAATGGGCCTTCCGCAGGGATCCCCGTTGGCAGGTGCTCACCCCCAAGCCCTTGTCCCCTTCCGAACTGGAACGGCAACGCAATCCACGGGCCCGCTCTGCCAAACTGCGAGTGGCTGCCCGCAGCAGTCAGATGTAGGTTTAGGTTGGTTCTCCCGCTCTCAAGAGATCGGCTACTGTGAAGCGGACAGCTGTCCTGCTGAGGCCGGGAATCGGGAGAAGGGGGTTGCTGTTGGGGGGCGCGGGGAACTAGGGTGAAGCGGAACCGGCAGTCCTGCACCGTCGGATCCCTTGGTGTGTGTGAGGTTAAGCCCTATGGTTAGCCAGCCTTTGAACGCAGGTCTTGATCGTCCCAAAAGCCCTCGTCGCCACAGACAGCCTTCTGCTCTGAGCCGACCCCTCTCCGGTACAGTTCAAGCCAGCCGCACCCAGCCTTTGGATTTGAAGTTGAAATCAGCCCATCCTCGCAGCCAACATTCGGCTTGGGCAGAACACCTAGCTTGGTGGAAGCAGATCTCCACAGGGATGGCTATCCTCTCTGGGGTTTCAGTGTTAAGCCTTTACAGTTGGACTGTGCATACCCAAAGCCGGTGGAGCCAGCGTTACCAGGTGTGGCAGCAGATGCAGCGCAACGAACGACAGTTTCTGCTGACTCAAGAATCCATTGCCAATTCTCTGCGGGAAATCGCCGACCG
Proteins encoded in this region:
- a CDS encoding DUF502 domain-containing protein, which gives rise to MVSQWKQHLKNYFVAGLLVVIPLATTIWLTVEVATWSIGFLTSIPKQFNPIQGLHPILINLIDLAVGLLTPIVLILLIGFMARNIVGQWLLNLSEQLLHAIPVAGLVYKTLKQLVSVLFAPNNQRFRRVVLVEYPRPGAWALAFVTGTIQTPIRPDGPQRSLGLFVPTTPNPTTGWYAIVPEDQVVEVFMPVEDAFKMLISGGIVTPESFEAGLQRREGALAVTMPSLRELVEQERVAGSPRADSVGSEVGFETEGIP
- a CDS encoding TIGR03792 family protein gives rise to the protein MRGPIFNFAASAPMSTCPSPPGPIAIEHLCFRVPPGGQAAFLEQDERVWGSALRRHPGFLGKEVWLDQEDPELVHLILRWASRADWKAFPSEQVEALDRQMRPFYVRLEQAKEYQLWQPGPSAGTGKQD
- the aroA gene encoding 3-phosphoshikimate 1-carboxyvinyltransferase codes for the protein MLTHSSATDILTLSPAKGLRGQVSIPGDKSISHRALMLGSLAEGETTIQGLLLGEDPRSTAACFRALGADISELNSECVRIRGVGLGQLQEPADVLDAGNSGTTLRLMLGILAGQAGRFFAVTGDRSLRSRPMGRVVEPLRQMGASIWGRAGGTLAPLAVQGGSLKGIHYRSPVASAQVKSCLLLAGLLAEGTTQVTEPALSRDHSERMLRAFGANIQVDPETKTVAVVGGSRLVGQRVQVPGDISSAAFWLVAVSIVPESELLLRDVGLNPTRTGALRVLQEMGADIQIENLREMAGEPLGDLRVRSARLRGCTIAGDLIPTLIDEIPVLAVAAAFAEGITVIRDAAELRVKESDRLSAMAQELSRMGAQVAEYPDGLEIKGGIPLHGAEVDSHEDHRIAMSLMVAALGAQGSTLLRGADCARISYPDFIPTLQRLTASPLES
- the rsmH gene encoding 16S rRNA (cytosine(1402)-N(4))-methyltransferase RsmH, with amino-acid sequence MLGKVYQHDSVLTEEVMAYLQPQGGGIFLDVTLGGGGHSLALLRGGAARVVGLDRDPAALQAAQARFAAEGIPGSRIQLWHLNFADFDLQQHGFRDEQGQGIPFDGIVADLGVSSPQLDCPERGFSFRGEGPLDMRMDPSAAQETAADWVNHRPVEELIEIFTRYGEERFARRIAHHIEQARPLATTTQLAQVVWQAVPPAARRGRIHPATRVFQALRIAVNRELEALETLLAQAPTWLKPGGRLAVISFHSLEDRLVKWAFRRDPRWQVLTPKPLSPSELERQRNPRARSAKLRVAARSSQM